From the Hordeum vulgare subsp. vulgare chromosome 1H, MorexV3_pseudomolecules_assembly, whole genome shotgun sequence genome, the window atccgtgatctcatccgggactccgaacaacattcggtaaccaaccatataactcaaatacgcaaaaaacaatgtcgaaccttaagtgtgcagaccctgcgggttcaagaactatgtagacatgacccgagagactcctcggtcaatatccaatagcgggacctggatgcccatattggatcctacatattctacgaagatcttatcgtttgaacctcagtgccaaggattcgtataatcccgtatgtcattccctttgtccttcggtatgttacttgcccgagattcgatcgtcagtatccgcatacctatttcaatctcgtttaccggcaagtccctttactcgttccgtaatacaagatcccgcaacttacactaagttacattgcttgcaaggcttgtgtgtgatgttgtattaccgagtgggccccaagatacctctccgtcacacggagtgacaaatcccagtcttgatccatactaactcaactaacaccttcggagatacctgtagagcatctttatagtcacccagttacgttgcaacgtttgatacacacaaagcattcctccggtgtcagtgagttgtatgatctcatggtcataggaataaatacttgacacgcagaaaacagtagcaacaaaatgacacgatcaacatgctacgtctattagtttgggtctagtccatcacgtgattctcccaatgacgtgatccagttatcaagcaacaacaccttgttcataatcagaagacactgactatcatcgatcaactggctagccaactagaggcatgctagggacggtgttttgtctatgtatccacacatgtaaatgagtcttcattcaatacaattatagcatggataataaactattatcttgatataggaattataataataactatacatttattattgcctctagggcataattccaacactatgtgggggttaggtgtgcttccatgggcttgcgtcaaaaggaagatctcatacaacccatgaaggatgacgtcaagtggtgatcgtcatcaaaattgtggtgtgcaagttcaagtggatcagcacgaatatatcattgaaactattgttaatgatcatgtgttgataaggacaagctcatgtgctaacaaggacaagatcaagataagcattcctgagcactacatgcttgattcttgtggatattcacatgatggacaaatgaagatgaatacataagttaggctttccacattgtgtatgggagagctacttgaagacttcatcatgtcttgctttcaacttgagtcaagaaggaacaacaacatcaagctcaagtgaaagggctaactcaaggtatcatttactttgatgttagcggtgTGGAGTGattatcagcgaataaaagtacacactcaagtatggatcatcggtatcccttttacaattcttgagtctttagggatcccgcactattaagaggggatcacaggtttttgtgatgaacttgctcaaactagatatccactattctgctcaataccacatattctctactctgctcctatctcaaaatagGTCTAATGTctcagacttccggctccctccggacgttcgagggccggtcaagggtcggacgaccgacaggcttcggaaatccggagccctgcaccagaagaacgtgagctctataactcggatttccggctccctccggacgtccgagggccggacgtccgaacccttcggaaatccggaaccttgcaccagaagaagttgagtcgaataactcggatttccggccttctccggacgtccggtccctgttcaactcacagtgtttccagacatatctacaactctcggacgatcgacccctgtcggacgtccaaccccttgcggacgcccggacttccgtaaactgccggacgtccgacccgtgtgtgacttaaaatgtccccaacggctgttcttCTCTcctcactataaataccccctcccacttcgtgagagtgtgccccaacacaaccttatcctcataagaacacatttctacctcacacgcatttgctcacaccaaatcttagatcccaagagcatttgtgagcccctttgagagttgttccaatcaaaagatagatcgtctcctctccttctctcaacccaagctatttgagattcgagcaagttttgagcattccccgtgatcttgttactcttggaggttggagactccttggCGGTAGGAGTTATTCggggaggaatcaatccgtgtgataaccccccggaaaagtttgtgagggtttggaagccatctcaaaggcttaccactagtggttgagaaacgccttcgtggtgttatctcaaagggagaatagggtgagccttcgtggcgttggtgtgcctttatggtaacatccacctctctaacggtgactagcttccctccaaggaagtgaacataaggatacatcttcgtctcagtgaccttggttatccttaaccctaactccttacttgtggtttacttgtgttacttgagcatacatacattgcatattgtttgtgctcattatattgtgttggctatttcttgtacaagattaatcattcaagcataccttctatatccacacgttcacacttgcagcttttgatatatcgtgtgctatagtgtgatctagtatcttgtgtcgttcacttacttgtcgtgtgatatagctcaagtaagtttgtgtaacttacttgtgcttgttagtaactgtattgtgttcatcttggtagatcgtgttgttgatacacgttgcagtgcctagtgcatttaggatttgtgcttgacaagtatcctctcagtttatttccgcattaggtttaagccaaattcaaagaagtttttaaatagcctattcacccccctctaggcgtcatcgaggtcttttcagttgGTGCAAAGACGACAACCTCTCGCAACCTCAGATCTCGCCAAATCTAGCGATCAAATCTTCGACAACCAAAGTTGCAATGAAGATCATAAGAAGTAATCACAAAAAAGCAACCTCAAAGCATCACTAACCCTATGGCGAACACACCCTCCTCCCCCCATTGCCCGGGTCGGCAACACCTGCGAAAGAGGAATGGAGAAGGGCGGTCGGTTTTGCATGGCACCGAACCAAACTCTTCAAGCTAAGATACATTAGACATGAAACGGAGAGGGGGAAAAGGGTGTGCTCGAAAAGCCCCTTGAATAAAAGCATCCTTTGTTGTAACTTTGAGTGACACACCCCTTGTCTAAGATAGAGCAAACGAATGCCCATGACTTATGGTAGAAGGACACGAATGAGCTGAAACAAATCAATGGTGTGCGATTTTGACATTAACGAGCCATGAATGATAAGCTAGCTAGAAAACCGCAAGTCAAATATATCGACACTGATGTTTGAGTTTGTTTCGAACATCCGAAGAGAGAAAGAAGCACGTCGAGCTAGATGTTTGATTCGTCATCCGATGTAACCATTCAATTTGTTTCTCATAACTGGAGTATCACAAACAACCATTCTACATGGACATGTCGCATAagttttctttgtgttttgtgttttacTGCATTATGTTGGTACTGTCAACCTCACACACGATTTGTTTCATACGAAGACATGGTTTCGAAAAAACGTCGCATAATTTTTTTCCGTCCCTCTATCAAATAAAAGACCATGAGTTTTTTATGTTCCTCTCAAAAagaccctaaaaatgtatgtatgGCAAAGCTAGGGTCAAAGATAAAGTTTGATGATTCAAAAGGGATGGAAATATAAGACCCTTTCCAGATTTGGAACAAGGAGAGAGGGGATAGAGGGGGAAAGGTTTTCGAGGGTATAAATACCGGGAGCGAAGCCCTCGTCTCGTCTCTATCCCCTGCGCCgttcccctctcccctccctccctcgtgACGGCTGCGCGCTTGAACCCTCCCACCCCCACACCACACTCGCGCCGCATCGGACGAATCGCGGCGGCGGAGGTCGGAGGCGGCGTGCgggcggagagagagagagagagagaggcggcggcCCGGCGGGATGAAGTACGTCCTGGTGACCGGCGGCGTGGTGAGCGGGCTCGGGAAGGGGGTGACGGCAAGCAGCATCGGCGTCGTGCTCAAGGCCTGCGGCCTCCGCATTACCTCCATCAAGATCGGTACGCGCCccgacccctcctccccctcccgcgCCCCGCTCCGGCGAGAAAGAGACCCGGTACTGCCGGCGGCCGCCGTCTCGGACACGTTTCTTTAGATTTCTTTTCCCGGGTTTATTACACGGGGGTCGCCCTAGATCGAAATACCCCGATTTTCGAGGGGATTCAGCCGTTCCGGGGCGGCAATTGGGAGGGCGCTGCTGGCGCGGCCCTGGACATTTTGAACGGTGCTGGATGAACAGTAGCGGTTTCCGCCCGGGACCGGCCGCCAACCTTTTACTTGGCGTGTCCGTGATTTGTCCATGGAATCATGGATCATCATATTGATGTGAGTCAGGACAGGGATCAAGAATCAGCCGGGCTTGGTCTTCAGTGCTGTTTTAACTGAATGAAGGGTACAAGGTGGCCAGGATAATAAGTTTAAAGAACCACCACTAGGTTTAtccctccatttcttgtttctgcATCGGAGGCCTCGAATGTTTTCGGAGGCATTCTCGACGCGTTGTCGCAGCGCCACGGAGGCCCGGTTTAGATTTCTACCATTCCTGCATCCAACCATTGGCGATACACGTAGGGTACACGTTGGATAAACTTGGATTAGTTTGTTTATGCTATTCATTGTCTGATAGTTATTGGTTTCTAGTTAACTACACCCTTCTTTCTCTTGGCTCCTTGTGCCTATATTATTGTTTATATTATTGCCAAGAATCATCATTTCGAGTAATTTTTGTGCTGTAGCGTTGGGGCAATGCTACCTATTGCCTGGCCGGATGCTTTAACTGATTACTTCTGTTCTTGCAAGGCTGGCATTTTCTCATTGTATCATTCAAATGTGCAGATCCTTACCTTAACACCGATGCTGGAACCATGTCTCCTTTTGAACATGGCGAAGTGTTTGTTCTAGATGATGGTGGCGAGGTATTAGAATCTGCTATATGACTAAGTCATTGATGTTCTAATGCTGGCTCAGATCTGTTGATTTGATATGGCCTTATATTGTTGCAGGTGGACTTGGATCTTGGAAACTATGAGAGGTTTCTAGAAATTAAGCTGACACGCGACAATAACATAACTACTGGAAAGATCTACCAGGTGTGCAACTACAACCTACCACCTCCTGCTTAATGGCAATTTCAAACTATAGCTGGGTTGGATAATGGACATGCTGAAACATTGGCTGTATTTCAACATCACTGCATTTTATTAATGTCAACAGTATGACTTGGTCATACAAGGTCATAAGCTTCTTATCCACTTTCTGTGTTACATAGCCATCAAGCATAGTTTAATTTAAAGCTTCTTACATTTTGATGTTGACATCTTATAACAGCTTAGGATCTAGAAGACTTGTTTTCTCAGCCACCCGTATATCGAATTTGCAACATAACTTTTACTTAAGCATACAAGTCTGTGAGAAACTGGGAATAGTGGCATGTACAACATGTGCATTTGTAAATATGTTTGTAAAAGTTGCAAAATAGTCTGATCTTTCTTGTTTGTTTAACTTAATATATTTTTATGGCAGTCTGTtattaataaagaaagagagggagaATACCTGGGAAAGACTGTGCAGGTGCAAGCCACTTCCGACCCATCTTTTTTTCTTACATGAAGTTGGCAACTTACGTTGAACATTTCTTGGGAATCTAATATGTTCAATCATGTTTTTCCTTTAATTAAGGTTGTCCCGCACATCACAAATGCCATACAAGATTGGATCGAGCGTGTTGCAATGGTTCCTGTTGATGGCCAGGAGGGACCTGCCGATGTCTGTGTTATAGAACTGGGTGGCACTATAGGTGCAAGAGATAACTGTTTAACCTTCTGTTCATTTTTAAGTCTCTTTCTTTGCTTACAATTCATTTTGGAGTTCTCTTCTGTAACTTAATGATGTGCTGCAGGGGATATTGAATCCATGCCATTTATTGAAGCTCTAGGTCAATTCTCCTATCGTGTTGGTAAGGGACTTTCatgttatatatattttttaaatcttCTACATGATGGTACTAATAGCATTATTTCCGTGTTATTTATTTATTCGCCAGGTGCTGGTAATTTCTGTTTGGTACATGTCAGTCTTGTTCCGGTATTGAATGTTGTCGGTGAGCAGGTAAGTAAACTTCTCAGTTAGTTCATAATGCCAGTCTTCGCTTTGCTAATTGTGTCTGGGTGTTGTAACTAAGCATAACTTGCATCATATTTTAatatattttgttgcatatggCTTGCTGTTATTGTAGAAAACTAAGCCAACTCAACACAGTGTGCGTGGTTTGAGAGGACTTGGTCTCACGCCAAATATGTTAGCTTGTCGCAGTACTAAGGTTAGTCAATGTACCCATCTAACTAAGTGTTTTGACCCTGCATTCATTTATTAACTTTTCTTGCTGATTGGTGACAGGAGTTGGAGGAAAATGTGAAAGAAAAACTCTCTCAGTTCTGTCATGTGCCGGTACTGGAATTGCCCCTTTCTGCAACAAATAATGTATATGGGCAGCTAATTGCTCTTGTTGATAATGAATTTTTTTGGTTTCAGGCCGCTAATATTTTTACTCTATATGATGTTTCGAACATTTGGCATATTCCTTTGCTGTTAAGGGTATAGCACATCTCATTATTTATGTATAAATGTACATTTTCCCCATGCACCATatgattattttcttttttcatttccaTTTCAGGACCAGAAAGCACACAATGCTATTCTTAAAGTTCTGAATCTTGAAAGGTTTGTTTCTATGTACCTTATTGAGGATTTCTTCCAAAGATGCCATGCTGACATGGTATTCTGAATCTTCTTTCCCATGTTTGCAGCGTTGCCCAGGAGCCGAAGTTGGACGAATGGGTGGCAAGGGCTACTTTATACGACACCCTACAGGATGAAGTTGGTTTCTGTTTGACCTTTGCAATTGTTTTATCTGTCTGGAAACCTTTACTTAGGCCCACTTGTACTGTACTGTTGTTTCAGGTGAGGATTGCCATGGTTGGAAAGTACACTGGTCTTTCTGATTCATACCTTTCTGTGTTAAAGGTGAGATGATCATTGTGGTCATTGTTTCAGTCTTGTTAAATCTCTGTATTACTGTCCAACATTTTCTTCTGCACTTTTTTGTAGGCTCTTTTGCATGCTTCTGTCTCTTGCCGCAAAAAACTTGTTGTAGATTGGGTTGCTTCAACTGATCTTGAGGATTCAACTGCCTCTGAGGTTTGAACTACTCGTAGTATGTAGTTTTCTTAGTTTTTCACCTGTACTGCATTTCCTTACCTGTCTGTGTTAAATTTTATAGGCACCTGAGGCTTACAATGCAGCATGGAGTTTATTGAAGGTGAGGAGTTCATGCCTTTAAATATTGCTGAATTTAGAATTTTGTACTTGTCTGACAATTTTTCGCTCCAGGGTGCTGATGGCGTTTTAGTCCCCGGTGGCTTCGGGGACAGAGGTGTTAAAGGGAAAATGATGGCTGCTAAGTATGCCCGTGAAAACAATGTTCCCTATCTTGGCATATGCCTTGGCATGCAGCTTGCTGTTGTAGAGTTTGCGCGCCATGTTATGAAATTCCCTGATGCAGACAGCACAGAATTTAATCCCAATACGAAGACCCCATGTGTTATTTTTATGCCAGAGGTAATCTTCAAGCACACACACCACCTCCACCCATAACCTTAACAACTTGCAGGGGAAATTATTTATCTGCAGACCTGTGGCATTTTTTCTGCATCGAACGTCTTGCATTTAGTTTTATTTTGAAAGTGGAAACCACCTTCAGCTCACATATGGTTTCTTACAATTTAATAATATTTCTCTTAGGGTTCAAAAACACATATGGGTGGGACCATGCGCCTTGGATCAAGGAGAACATTTTTCAAGGTTACTGACTGCAAATCTGCCAAGCTGTGAGTGCAGTGCATGTTCTCTGTTATAattatatctgtgttgatgctactGCTTGCCTACTCAttagttttgttttgttcacTTAGCTATGGTGATGTCAACTTCGTAGATGAGAGGCATCGGCACAGATATGAGGTCTGTATAATATTTGCTCAGACACATCGATGCATAAATGCTTTGGATGCCTTTGATCCCTTTTCTGACCGCATTCATTGTTTTGTTTTAAAAATGATGTCTGCAGGTAAATCCTGATATGGTGCCAGCATTTGAAAATGCCGGACTTCAGTTTGTTGGCAAGGACGAGACTGGACAGAGAATGGAGGTATGCAATAGTAACAGAACTAAGAATCTTACCCGTGCTTCACCATGCTAGTAACAGAACCAAGAATCTTACTTGTGCTTCACCATGCTAGTTGATTCACCATTATAACGACCATTTTTCTAGATCATTGAAATACCTGATCACCCGTTCTTCATCGGCGTCCAATTCCATCCGGAGTTCAAGTCAACGCCTTCAAAACCTTCACCTCTATTTGTCGGTAAGCTACTCGACACTTACTGGAAACTATCTTTGTCCACTGGGGAAGCTACAGCAAACACTGACAATCTGCTCAAACATCCACACTTTGCCTACAGGACTAATCGCTGCAGCGTGCGGGCAACTGGACCAGGTGCTGCAGGACAGCTGCAATGGCCATGTGGTTGTGGCTAAACACAAGCTTGGCGACAGCTCCTCAACACCCCTAATACACCAGAACGGGCACGCGCAGAAGCAAGCCAATGGTGGTGTAGCAAATGGAACCTGCCATGCCAACGGCAATGGCAGTACCCATGGTTAGCGCACCGTCAATTTCGCCAAGGGGGTCGTCTTGCCTGTCTTCTGTGGTCCTCATCTTCCCGACTGCGACAATGGCTGAGCAACATATCAGCAGGGCCGGGCAACGGCCCAGAGCCCAGGGAAAATTGAGGACGACATGAGCAACTTGTATAGTATTAGGGTTCTGTGCTGATATGCAGGCGAATGTTTTGATCCTTGCGTATGGACTAAATAATGAGCTAGACATTTTAGAAAGTTCAGTTTTATCGTTGCAGAGAGGAAGTTCAGACGTAGAGCCTGTGTGGTTGGGTGTGTACTTTGAAACTGATGGCACTGTTTTTTCCCCAGTCAATTCCAATTTCTTTCTTTCCCAGTTGGACCCAAGCAGACTACTTGTAGTTGTAGCGCTAACTAAAATAAGCTTCTTTgcattcaaatttaaactatttgAGTCGGTCACATGGCAGTACAACTTTTTTTGCTTATTGGATGGTTTGACCATATTTATATTGAGCAGACTATGTCATTACAATATTTTTGTTTTGATCATATTTATATTGAACATATTATGTTGTTTCATTATTTTTGTTGACATTTTAAGGTTATATTACATGAAAAGAACACTGCAAAGTATTAATGTGTATGTATGGTTTTTAATATTTACATACGAAGTTTAGGATAGTATAAAACTGAGCCAAAACCTAGCCCTCTTATGTCCTCGCAATTTCTGGCCGTCCGTTAGCAATTTTGTTAGCATTGGTCAGGATTCGAATTGGACTTGTGCACAACTTTGCTAAACAGAGCTACTCAATTGCAATTTCTGAAAACAGCTAAACTGTATCACTTAGATTTTCGAATTATTAAAAAAAACGTCCATCGATTTaggaaaaagttcatcgattttaaaAGGAGTtcacaaaaactgaaaaaggttcACTGACTTTGAAACAAAGTTCATCGACTTTAAACAGAGTTTGTTCagatttaaaaaaagttcatcaatgtcgAAAAATGGTCgttcaaacttgaaaacttttcatctattttgaaaaatttctgcaatttcaaaaaaagttcattagTTTTGAAACATGTTCTATCAATTtagcaaaataaaaaagagaaaagttTACGTTCAGCCAACGGATCGCACGCTAGCGATCCGCCGGCTCCTCTGTACGACGCGTGTTTCTTTTCCTGTAACTTTATCTGTGTTGCAAAATTTTCTTCCGCAACAATACACATGTTGCAAAACATAAAGACGAAAAAAACGCAAAAACATGCGCAAAGgaaaaaaactgcaacaaagcgattgtttcagaaactcgagcgttgtttcaggaattaccgGGTGCCCAGCCAAAGCGTGCGCGAagaaaaaaaactgcaacaaagcgattgtttcagaaactcgagcgttgtttcaggaattaccgggtgcccagccgaagcgcgcgcgaagaaaaaaaactgcaacaaagcggttgtttcagaaactcgagcgttgtttcaggaattaccgGGTACCCAGCC encodes:
- the LOC123452239 gene encoding CTP synthase-like isoform X1, with the translated sequence MKYVLVTGGVVSGLGKGVTASSIGVVLKACGLRITSIKIDPYLNTDAGTMSPFEHGEVFVLDDGGEVDLDLGNYERFLEIKLTRDNNITTGKIYQSVINKEREGEYLGKTVQVVPHITNAIQDWIERVAMVPVDGQEGPADVCVIELGGTIGDIESMPFIEALGQFSYRVGAGNFCLVHVSLVPVLNVVGEQKTKPTQHSVRGLRGLGLTPNMLACRSTKELEENVKEKLSQFCHVPAANIFTLYDVSNIWHIPLLLRDQKAHNAILKVLNLESVAQEPKLDEWVARATLYDTLQDEVGFCLTFAIVLSVWKPLLRPTCTVLLFQVRIAMVGKYTGLSDSYLSVLKALLHASVSCRKKLVVDWVASTDLEDSTASEAPEAYNAAWSLLKGADGVLVPGGFGDRGVKGKMMAAKYARENNVPYLGICLGMQLAVVEFARHVMKFPDADSTEFNPNTKTPCVIFMPEGSKTHMGGTMRLGSRRTFFKVTDCKSAKLYGDVNFVDERHRHRYEVNPDMVPAFENAGLQFVGKDETGQRMEIIEIPDHPFFIGVQFHPEFKSTPSKPSPLFVGLIAAACGQLDQVLQDSCNGHVVVAKHKLGDSSSTPLIHQNGHAQKQANGGVANGTCHANGNGSTHG
- the LOC123452239 gene encoding CTP synthase-like isoform X2, which translates into the protein MKYVLVTGGVVSGLGKGVTASSIGVVLKACGLRITSIKIDPYLNTDAGTMSPFEHGEVFVLDDGGEVDLDLGNYERFLEIKLTRDNNITTGKIYQSVINKEREGEYLGKTVQVVPHITNAIQDWIERVAMVPVDGQEGPADVCVIELGGTIGDIESMPFIEALGQFSYRVGAGNFCLVHVSLVPVLNVVGEQKTKPTQHSVRGLRGLGLTPNMLACRSTKELEENVKEKLSQFCHVPAANIFTLYDVSNIWHIPLLLRDQKAHNAILKVLNLESVAQEPKLDEWVARATLYDTLQDEVRIAMVGKYTGLSDSYLSVLKALLHASVSCRKKLVVDWVASTDLEDSTASEAPEAYNAAWSLLKGADGVLVPGGFGDRGVKGKMMAAKYARENNVPYLGICLGMQLAVVEFARHVMKFPDADSTEFNPNTKTPCVIFMPEGSKTHMGGTMRLGSRRTFFKVTDCKSAKLYGDVNFVDERHRHRYEVNPDMVPAFENAGLQFVGKDETGQRMEIIEIPDHPFFIGVQFHPEFKSTPSKPSPLFVGLIAAACGQLDQVLQDSCNGHVVVAKHKLGDSSSTPLIHQNGHAQKQANGGVANGTCHANGNGSTHG